The following proteins come from a genomic window of Mustela lutreola isolate mMusLut2 chromosome 6, mMusLut2.pri, whole genome shotgun sequence:
- the POLR1C gene encoding DNA-directed RNA polymerases I and III subunit RPAC1 isoform X2, with the protein MAAAQAVQEMRTRVVLGEFGVRNVHTTDFPGNYSGYDDAWDQNRFEKNFRVDVVHLDENSLEFDMVGIDAAIANAFRRILLAEVPTMAVEKVLVYNNTSIVQDEILAHRLGLIPIHADPRLFEYRNQGDEEGTEIDTLQFRLQVRCTRNPHAAKDSSDPNELYVNHKGKDHAKFSPVATASYRLLPDITLLEPVEGEAAEELSRCFSPGVIEVQEVQGKKVARVANPRLDTFSREVFRNEKLKKLVRLARVRDHYIFSVESTGVLPPEVLVSEAIKVLMGKCRRFLDELDAVQMD; encoded by the exons ATGGCGGCCGCCCAGGCGGTGCAAGAAATGCGGACCCGCGTGGTTCTGGGGGAGTTCGGGGTTCGCAAT GTTCATACCACCGACTTCCCCGGTAACTATTCGGGCTATGATGATGCCTGGGACCAAAACCGCTTCGAGAAG AACTTCCGTGTGGATGTGGTGCACCTGGATGAAAACTCATTGGAGTTCGACATGGTGGGAATTGATGCAGCCATTGCCAATGCTTTTCGACGTATTTTATTAGCTGAG GTGCCAACCATGGCTGTGGAAAAGGTCCTTGTGTACAACAACACATCCATTGTCCAGGATGAGATCCTTGCTCATCGCTTGGGGCTCATTCCTATTCATGCCGATCCCCGTCTTTTTGAGTATCGGAACCAAG GAGATGAAGAAGGCACAGAGATAGATACTCTGCAGTTTCGTCTTCAGGTCAGGTGCACGCGGAATCCCCATGCCGCTAAAGATTCCTCTGATCCCAACGAACTCTATGTGAACCACAAAG GCAAAGATCATGCCAAGTTTTCACCTGTGGCGACAGCCAGTTATAGGCTCCTGCCTGACATCACCCTGCTTGAGCCTGTGGAAGGGGAGGCAGCGGAGGAGCTGAGCCGGTGCTTCTCACCTGGGGTCATTGAAGTGCAGGAGGTCCAAG GTAAGAAGGTGGCCAGAGTTGCCAATCCCCGGCTAGATACCTTCAGCAGGGAAGTGTTCCGGAATGAGAAGCTGAAGAAGCTCGTCCGACTTGCTCGGGTTCGCGACCACTACATCT tCTCTGTTGAGTCAACAGGGGTGTTGCCACCGGAGGTGCTAGTGAGTGAAGCCATCAAGGTACTGATGGGGAAGTGCCGACGGTTCTTGGATGAACTGGACGCAGTTCAGATGGACTGA
- the YIPF3 gene encoding protein YIPF3 yields the protein MATTAAPAGGARSGAAPEWGGFEENIQGGGSAVIDMENMDDTSGSSFEDMGELHQRLREEEVDADAAAAEEEDGEFLGMKGFKGQLSRQVADQMWQAGKRQASRAFSLYANIDILRPYFDVEPAQVRSRLLESMIPIKMVNFPQKIAGELYGPLMLVFTLVAILLHGMKTSDTIIREGTLMGTAIGTCFGYWLGVSSFIYFLAYLCNAQITMLQMLALLGYGLFGHCIVLFVTYNIHLHALFYLFWLLVGGLSTLRMVAVLVSRTVGPTQRLLLCGTLAALHMLFLLYLHFAYHKVVEGILDTLEGPNIPPMQRVPRDVPAALPAARLSATMLNATAKAVAVTLQSH from the exons ATGGCAACTACGGCGGCGCCGGCCGGCGGCGCCCGAAGCGGGGCTGCCCCGGAATGGGGAGGGTTCGAAGAAAACATCCAG GGTGGGGGCTCAGCTGTGATTGACATGGAGAACATGGATGATACCTCAGGCTCCAGCTTCGAGGATATGGGTGAGCTGCATCAACGACTGCGGGAGGAGGAAGTCGACGCTGATGCAGCTGCTGCGGAAGAAGAGGATGGGGAGTTCCTGGGCATGAAGGGCTTTAAGGGACAGCTAAGCCGGCAGGTGGCAGATCAG ATGTGGCAGGCAGGGAAGAGACAAGCTTCCAGGGCCTTCAGCTTATACGCCAACATCGATATCCTGAGACCCTACTTTGATGTGGAGCCGGCCCAGGTGCGAAGCAG gcTTCTGGAGTCCATGATCCCGATCAAGATGGTCAACTTCCCCCAG AAAATCGCAGGGGAACTCTATGGACCTCTCATGCTGGTCTTCACGCTGGTTGCCATCCTCCTCCATGGGATGAAGACATCTGACACCATTATT CGGGAGGGCACCCTGATGGGCACAGCCATTGGCACCTGCTTCGGTTATTGGCTGGGCGTCTCGTCCTTCATTTACTTCCTCGCGTACCTGTGCAACGCCCAGATCACCATGCTCCAGATGCTGGCACTGTTG GGCTATGGCCTCTTTGGGCACTGCATTGTCCTATTCGTCACCTATAACATCCACCTCCATGCCCTCTTCTACCTCTTCTGGTTGCTGGTGGGTGGGCTGTCTACCCTCCGCATG GTGGCAGTGCTGGTGTCACGAACAGTGGGCCCCACACAGCGGCTGCTCCTCTGTGGCACCCTGGCTGCTCTGCACATGCTCTTCCTGCTCTATCTGCATTTTGCCTACCACAAGGTGGTAGAGG GGATCCTGGACACGCTGGAGGGCCCCAACATCCCGCCCATGCAGAGGGTCCCTAGGGATGTCCCTGCTGCACTCCCTGCTGCTAGGCTTTCCGCCACCATGCTCAATGCCACAGCTAAGGCTGTCGCGGTGACCCTGCAGTCACACTGA
- the POLR1C gene encoding DNA-directed RNA polymerases I and III subunit RPAC1 isoform X1 — translation MAAAQAVQEMRTRVVLGEFGVRNVHTTDFPGNYSGYDDAWDQNRFEKNFRVDVVHLDENSLEFDMVGIDAAIANAFRRILLAEVPTMAVEKVLVYNNTSIVQDEILAHRLGLIPIHADPRLFEYRNQGDEEGTEIDTLQFRLQVRCTRNPHAAKDSSDPNELYVNHKVYTRHMTWVPLGNQADLFPEGTIRPVHDDILIAQLRPGQEIDLLMHCVKGIGKDHAKFSPVATASYRLLPDITLLEPVEGEAAEELSRCFSPGVIEVQEVQGKKVARVANPRLDTFSREVFRNEKLKKLVRLARVRDHYIFSVESTGVLPPEVLVSEAIKVLMGKCRRFLDELDAVQMD, via the exons ATGGCGGCCGCCCAGGCGGTGCAAGAAATGCGGACCCGCGTGGTTCTGGGGGAGTTCGGGGTTCGCAAT GTTCATACCACCGACTTCCCCGGTAACTATTCGGGCTATGATGATGCCTGGGACCAAAACCGCTTCGAGAAG AACTTCCGTGTGGATGTGGTGCACCTGGATGAAAACTCATTGGAGTTCGACATGGTGGGAATTGATGCAGCCATTGCCAATGCTTTTCGACGTATTTTATTAGCTGAG GTGCCAACCATGGCTGTGGAAAAGGTCCTTGTGTACAACAACACATCCATTGTCCAGGATGAGATCCTTGCTCATCGCTTGGGGCTCATTCCTATTCATGCCGATCCCCGTCTTTTTGAGTATCGGAACCAAG GAGATGAAGAAGGCACAGAGATAGATACTCTGCAGTTTCGTCTTCAGGTCAGGTGCACGCGGAATCCCCATGCCGCTAAAGATTCCTCTGATCCCAACGAACTCTATGTGAACCACAAAG TGTACACCAGGCACATGACATGGGTGCCCCTGGGGAATCAGGCTGACCTCTTCCCAGAGGGCACTATCAGGCCTGTGCATGATGATATTCTCATTGCCCAACTGCGGCCTGGCCAGGAGATTGACCTACTCATGCACTGTGTCAAGGGCATTG GCAAAGATCATGCCAAGTTTTCACCTGTGGCGACAGCCAGTTATAGGCTCCTGCCTGACATCACCCTGCTTGAGCCTGTGGAAGGGGAGGCAGCGGAGGAGCTGAGCCGGTGCTTCTCACCTGGGGTCATTGAAGTGCAGGAGGTCCAAG GTAAGAAGGTGGCCAGAGTTGCCAATCCCCGGCTAGATACCTTCAGCAGGGAAGTGTTCCGGAATGAGAAGCTGAAGAAGCTCGTCCGACTTGCTCGGGTTCGCGACCACTACATCT tCTCTGTTGAGTCAACAGGGGTGTTGCCACCGGAGGTGCTAGTGAGTGAAGCCATCAAGGTACTGATGGGGAAGTGCCGACGGTTCTTGGATGAACTGGACGCAGTTCAGATGGACTGA
- the LRRC73 gene encoding leucine-rich repeat-containing protein 73, with protein sequence MLPSSIQISGEPLSGAEVRDICRGLRDNAVRLLSLRGCRLCDRDFGRICRALAGATSLAQLNLNLGVVSSPSRIKQLAEALRTNRSIQSLFLHGSPLTDAGLALLNPALALHPALVALDLGDCMLGDEAINLICGLLPPDGAKSGLKELTLSANPGITPKGWSRLAIAVAHSSQVRVLNLDYNPLGDHVAGMLAVAVASSRTLEVLDLEGTGLTNQSAQTLLDMVENYPTALRSLVLAENSISPELQQQICDLLSEGEEEEEVAGGAGDTQEQERGREPAAQQRSSSSWMCPSDPSSQMVLMTSGLGDSLLAETEM encoded by the exons ATGTTGCCCAGCTCCATCCAGATTTCAGGGGAGCCGCTGTCAGGCGCCGAGGTGCGGGACATCTGCCGCGGCCTGCGCGACAACGCCGTGCGCCTGCTATCACTGCGCGGCTGCCGCCTCTGCGACCGCGACTTCGGCCGCATCTGCCGGGCCCTGGCCGGGGCCACGTCCCTGGCGCAGCTCAACCTTAACCTAGGCGTCGTGTCCAGTCCCAGCCGCATCAAGCAGCTGGCAGAGGCGCTGCGGACCAACCGCTCTATCCAGTCCCTCTT CCTGCATGGAAGCCCCCTGACAGATGCAGGACTGGCCTTGCTGAACCCAGCACTGGCCCTCCACCCTGCCCTTGTGGCTCTGGACCTGGGGGACTGCATGCTAGGTGATGAAGCCATCAACCTCATCTGTGGCCTCCTTCCCCCAGATGGAGCCAAGTCAG GCTTGAAGGAACTGACGCTGAGCGCCAACCCTGGCATCACCCCTAAGGGCTGGAGCCGCCTTGCGATTGCCGTGGCCCATAGCTCCCAGGTCCGCGTCCTCAATCTGGACTACAACCCCCTGG GTGACCATGTGGCGGGGATGTTGGCTGTAGCTGTGGCCTCCAGCCGCACCTTAGAGGTCCTGGACTTGGAGGGCACAGGGCTTACCAACCAGTCAGCTCAG ACCCTGCTAGACATGGTAGAAAATTACCCCACGGCTTTGCGGAGCCTTGTGTTGGCTGAGAACAGCATTAGCCCCGAGCTGCAGCAACAGATTTGTGACCTCCtctcagagggagaggaggaggaagaggtggcaGGAGGGGCTGGCGACACGCAGGAAcaagagagagggcgagagccTGCTGCCCAGcagaggagcagcagctcctggaTGTGCCCCAGTG ATCCCAGCTCTCAGATGGTGCTCATGACTTCAGGACTAGGTGATAGTCTGTTGGCTGAAACCGAGATGTGA